The Setaria viridis chromosome 9, Setaria_viridis_v4.0, whole genome shotgun sequence sequence taTAAAAATTGAAGTGCTTGGTTAATTACCAGTCGTGGTTGACGCCGATGAGCCCTCTGTCGTAGACGACGCCGAGGGAGTTGGGCCCATAGGAGGAGACGACGTTCATGACCCAGATGGGGTCCTTGATGAGGCTGGCCGCGAACCCTCCATAGACCGTGTTCATGTCGATGACGTTCCTGATCTTGTCGGTGCCGAGCGCTGGCAGTAGCGTCTTGTAGTGCTTGGCCCTGAGCTTCCACCTGGCGTCGTCGTGCTTGAaggcgccggcgctgctgccTGGGACGACGTTGATGCGCTCTGGCGCGACGCTGAGCCTCTGCGGCCACTTGGGGGTGGCGTTGAGCCCCAGCTTCTTGTACTTGGCGCTGGGTGCCGTGACGCAGGAGCGCATGGGCACGTACCAGGCGGCGTCCGGGTCGACGCTGTCGTCGCACTTGGCCGGCGTGGTGATGGGTGTGAGCTTGTCGTAGCAGGCGGTGGCGTCGGGCGACTTCTGCCAGACGGCGATGTCTCCCTTCATGTTGTAGAGCTTGAAGCACATGGCGGCGAGCATCTTCTTGAGGCGGTCGAAGTCGGCCTTCTGCGCCTGCGCGGTGGTGTTCCAGCCGTGCCACCGGTTCTCGTAGTTGATGGGCGGGCCGGAGAGCACCCAGAAGCCGCCGGGGCGGAGGATGCGGTGGATCTCGAGGAGGTAGAGCCCCCCGAACTCTGTCCAGGGGATGAGGCACCGGGAGCAGTGCGCCATGTCGAAGGCGGCAGAGGGGAAGGGCAGGCGCTGCGTGGAGATGATGCCGAGGATGGCCGGGATGCCGCGCTCGAGCGCGAACTGGACCTGGGCCTCGTGGTTGTCCCTGGGCGCGAGGGAGACGGTGAGGATGCCGCGGCCGAGCAGGTCGCCGCCCCAGCTGGCGACGCCGCAGCCGGTGTCGAGCGCGGTGCGGACGGTGCCGTCGCGCATCCCGGGGATGAGCGCCGCCATGAGGTCGACGTAGGCGCTGACGCCGTTGGGGAacatggtgccgccgccggggaagcGGAAGCGGTCGCCTTCCTTGGCGAGCCAGTGCTGGTTGGACTTCTGGCTGTTGATCCAGTCGTAGGGGACGTTGCGGTACCAGCACCGGTCCTTGCTCTTGGGCCACCGGATGGGGGGCTTGTAGCCCTTGGGCGGCGGGACGAGGCACTGCTGgcggtccggcggcggcgggcagtgcCGCTCCATGAAGCTCAGGCGGTAGTTGCCGTAGCGCCGCCACCGCTTGGGGTCGGTGCAGGGGGTGTAGTCCTGG is a genomic window containing:
- the LOC117838419 gene encoding probable methyltransferase PMT21; amino-acid sequence: MKYSKEDKPERAAGAGAGSRAVPVALVVIVLCAFSFYLGGVYSTGRSLLDAIQPAPTLLTLGTTAAARHSSDQPHPASPTTATAVAFPECPADFQDYTPCTDPKRWRRYGNYRLSFMERHCPPPPDRQQCLVPPPKGYKPPIRWPKSKDRCWYRNVPYDWINSQKSNQHWLAKEGDRFRFPGGGTMFPNGVSAYVDLMAALIPGMRDGTVRTALDTGCGVASWGGDLLGRGILTVSLAPRDNHEAQVQFALERGIPAILGIISTQRLPFPSAAFDMAHCSRCLIPWTEFGGLYLLEIHRILRPGGFWVLSGPPINYENRWHGWNTTAQAQKADFDRLKKMLAAMCFKLYNMKGDIAVWQKSPDATACYDKLTPITTPAKCDDSVDPDAAWYVPMRSCVTAPSAKYKKLGLNATPKWPQRLSVAPERINVVPGSSAGAFKHDDARWKLRAKHYKTLLPALGTDKIRNVIDMNTVYGGFAASLIKDPIWVMNVVSSYGPNSLGVVYDRGLIGVNHDWCEAFSTYPRTYDLLHLDGLFTAESHRCEMKFVLLEMDRILRPTGYAIIRESTYFLDSVAAIAKGMRWSCEKRNPENKTDKDKILICQKKLWVGKQ